gctgacagatgaaaCATCTAGGTTTCCCAGTTTAAGCTGCAGAATGCTGTCCAGTGAGGTCCATCAGAGCTTGGCTCATCTGACTGGTCATTCTCCAGCCCCTCAAAAGGTGTTCTGTGGACCTAATGTAGGACTACATTAAAGTAGAGTCGAAATAAAGCTCAAATTTAAATTTGTTAGAGCCCAAAGTATTGATATAAATAGGAAAAGGTCCAAAAAAGTAAGTGTATGTAGCTTCTCAAGCCATCATTAAATGGGTTCCCACCTTCAGGGACCTTTTAGGCAGCCCTCAAAATCACATGGCCAGACATACGGACAGAAGCAACATCTACCTGCTCCCTCCAGGTGATGTATATGGCACATATTGCTACTGTTGGTTTATATAGGATTTATTCACTGGCCACAGCAGTAGCACGTCCCCCCTGCATCACATCAATAGGTCACGGGACGTGTAACTGCTGAGGCAGCCGGCAAACCGCTAGTGAACACGTGGGGTGTGGAGCAGGTATGTATTACTTCCCTCCACGGGTCTGGCCACATTTATTTACAGCTGCCGCGGGTCCATGTGGCGGAGAAGACACTGGCTGTTTAGAGACAGGTTTGTCAGGGCTGTTGCTGTAATTCAGTTGATGGAACAAGTACTGTACACCCTTTACTTCCAAACAACGCAGGGACAGCTGTACTGTGTATACGGCTTACCTTTCTCTTTTTGGTGGAAGTTTGTGCTCTTGTGTCACTATCTGACTCGCTTACATGCTTCctctaagaaaaaataataatccaggtTATCAAAGCAAAATAAATGGTCACATGTGCGCTTGGTACCTTAACAGAAGAAACCTGCTGCTTCTCTGATTAGGACAAGCAAGTTGATTTTGCAGGATGACTCCCCTAAAATGCCACAGATCGGCAAGAAGGGGATAACTTCCTGCATATGTGAATAGTAGAGCAAGAACGAACCTTCACTGGTGGCTCTACCTCTGTACTGATCACCTTCTCCTTCTTCTGTCCCGCACTACAAAAGACAAAACACACGATAAACCCACTGTAAAACGGAAACCCGAAGAAGTTAGACATTACCGCCGTTACCTGTAATCAACATATCCTTGGCTCCAACTTGCAGGGGTGTTCTCATTGGGCTTTCCATGCTTGTCTAACATTCCTTTCTGGATCATCATCTTCTTCTGGCTGGCCTGAACAGTGGAGTGTGAAATGTAAAGTGGCTCAGAATATAATGCACGCCGTGaccaagggaatctgtcaccacgttCATGATGCCTTGAGGGTGGCACAACGTAAGACATCAGTTATATGTGCCCATGGTGTACTTTGGGAAGATTTACAATTGCATCAAGCCGTGCTGCCTATTCATGTACCTTGGGCCCCTACCATAAATGACCGCTTTCTCCCCAGTTACTCTCCATAGGGATAAAGTTCAGTGGATGAAGAACCCGCAGCGCATGAATATCAGACTCCGGGCTTACAGTACGATGTGAACACTGCCAGTAATAAGTACACCATGGGCACATAACATACAATGATGAAACCAATGAGTCAGTTACTACTTCATTCCACCCTCAAGTGGGCAGCGTAAAGTGGTGACCGATTCCCTGTAAGATAAGGGGCGAGCCATCAGTTATAGGGTGATAGATGTAGAGTCATCATTACAGCGTTCATCAAACATACACATCATATGGCTCAAAGTCCTTGGAAACTGCAACGGTTGCCAATGTAGACTGTACAAACTTACCTTAGGACCAAGGCCCCACTTGCGGGGATAGGTATCCCTCTCCATAATTACACGTTTAATTTTTGCCACAACTCCATGGTCACATGTAGATATCACAGCTGTAGTCATAAGGGCAGTACCTGGAAAGGGATACACGTTTTTGATGGTCAAGTACAAAACATTTGCTTAGCCTAAGCCTCTAGAAGGTGTGATCAGAGCAGCTTCATCATCCTGCGCACTTAGCCAGCCGTCCTGCTCCCACTCCCTTATGGCGAGTCATCTGCAGAACACAGAAACCAGCGCCAACAAGCGAGCAAGACTCCGCACCCCTAGGAGCGCAGAGATGCAAGGAAGCCTGGAAGTTCAGAGAATGGATAAACTGTGTCATCATGTCACATTCAGGACGGTGAGGATTAGAGTCTGCACATATTTGAAACTCAACCCCTTAGGGACCACCCATATGTATTTTTACAGCGATCACcaaggggccttgggctggagcgccgcctttttattgcagcacttcagcccaagttagcgCCTAAATCAAAGCACTGGAGCTCCATGCCCGCAGCTACCGGAAGTCACGGTCtcggatcacgtgatcgccgtgatGCAGTGTATTGCAGCGATCACCAAAAATGTAAACTTCCTccctctcatgtaagagaggagggagaaagtctccgATGCAGGGATAGGGTCCCCCATagacagtaaaaataatatagcaaAAACAGACAGGTGCACTATGCGgtattactaaccctcgtactggtgtaaaattgagaattagccgacatgtcctgcttggaggacatgtctgagcccgagcaccgtgccaaggtttctcaagtagcgcgcctttatttccatccacaggcagcattctggtgcacatgtgaggcgcgggctatatcagccagtcttgggtggggctcagagctctctgcctcctctcattgtatgcatggtcacatgctggagattACTtaagagtcggaccttgcgctcctgtaattcgcccactggctcctggtattgcccatacggcctagGTTTCGCGTTaggtcccaagctacttgagaaaccttggcgcggtgctcgggctcagacatgtcctccaagcaggacatGTCGGCCAATTCTCAATTGTACACCAGTAcgggggttagtaagaccgcatagTGCACCTGTCTGTTTTTGCTATATTATTCCTATGGTGATTGACTAACCATCCATAGCACCAGAGCAGTGAGGGAAATATCAAACAGATGtcatttttttattctctttacGTTTTAAGCTTCCCGCTATAAATTCTATCCAATCCCTTTAATCTTTGGCACCAATCATTACCATATTATACTTACCAATGCAGATTGCTTCCCCTTTGGTTGTGATTACCACAATATCCTGGTTCATTTCAATGCCATCCTCGTATCTCAAAAGACCGGGAAGCATGATCTTTGCCCCATAACATATAGCATTCACcttaaaaaggaaaaaagcaCCATGAAGTCACTGGGCGACGTTCTGCTTCCGGTAATCTAGCGACGCACAATATGAAGAGCCAACTTACTGCACTGTCCTTCATAACCAATCTTTTATGAGACACCAAAAGCTTTTCCAGTGGAAAGACAACCCTACGAAGATACTTTTCATCTTTATTGTTATCATAATGCCACTGAGCATCCAAAACGTCATGCATCGTGACCAGATTGTCCTAGAAAAGATTACACACAAATGTGAGAAAACAGATATTGTTGAGATCTAATTGTCAGCTCCAGGGCAAGACTAAGTTTGCCTTATCCTGACAGCGTATTATTGTCCCAAAGCCAATTATCAAACCAGAGGGAGAAGCCTGTGGCTGAACTCAACGCATTTGGGGAGAAGGGGGGCTGGGGGGTTAGTATACCGTGAAAGGCAATTACCTTCTCTCCTAGGACACCTGAACGAACCCTGCGAAGCTCCTGCATCTGGCCACCAACCCCAAGCAGCAAACCCATGTGAACGCATAAAGTACGGATATATGTACCGGCTTCACAGCTCACCCAAAATATACCTGAGGAAAGTGAAGATAGAAGTTACacatttgtcctttttttttttaaaagtacacATTTTATTCGCTCAATAAGAGCCATCAGTTACTGGGTGATAGATAAATGTCACCATCACAAAGTTCATGACCGTTCGCATACATCATATGGCTCTACGTGCTCAAATACCTACGTACCAAATATACAGACACAAAATACTAGTGAGAAATGGTTAAGCGCCACTTGTCCAGAGAGCAATGAAAGGCGGCCGGAGGATCCCCTGATCAATACATCTGCTGCTACAGTCATCTCCATTTGGGTAATAACCAGCCCCACAGCAGTCACTGCAGCCAACCACATGCAGGAGCCACGACAACAATGCACATCCTGACCACATGAAGCAGACCACGCTGTTCTACACAGAGGCAAGCCCTAGAGAAAACACCACACACTTAATGTGGGCACCTACGGGCGACTGATGCCTTTCAACATTGTGTGAAAATAGGTACAGAAATGACTGATGTGGATGGGCATAAGGCCTCAGTGGAAAGTAGGGATTTAAGCCTCAGGCAGACAACCATTTCCGAATTGTGGCCTACAAACCACAGATTCCTTCAATGTGCGATCCCCATTTAttctcactcccatcactagAATCCATTCTTCTTGTCCACAATAAACAAGATCATCATTTTCTATAATTTCCGTAAAAACCACAATTCAGACGGACACAGATGCAAAACACAATTGTGTGAATGAGCACTGACTATTCTTTATGGCATTAATCTGGCGAGCCGTTACTCACCCAGTCTACGCTCGGGGTCGTATTCTATGAGTTTGCTTTCATAGATTGTTCTGACGCGCAGTTGCCTCTTTACAGCAGCTATTAATGGCGGTCTCTGAAACAGTGCACCGGTGAGGGTCTCCAGGGTCTGCAAGGGAAGAACCAAGAGTCTGAAAAAGTAATGATCACCGCAGCACAGAACCAACAAGACAttccaggttaatcagacggcaaGTCTCTTCTTGACCTTGATCTGTTACCTCCTGCTCTTCACACCAGGGGCAAGTCACACTGCAAAACGCAGGTCACCGGCTCCAACAGTGCTCCGAGCACACCAGATCCCAATACAGGAAGCAAGTGCTTTAGAGACAGACCAAGGATCAGCGAATGGATAAACCGTGTCATCATGTAAACTGGAAGGTCCACTTCCTTAAGAGCAACCAAAGCACCGAGGAGAGGTCACTTACCCGCGAAAGCTGCAGTTCATTCTCTATTGCATCGTGCAGTCGCACAATACCAACATATTCTTTCCCTGTAAAACAAAATTTAAACATTCTTCATGCTAAAACACGTCATGGACAGGTCGAGCTTAGGAAACAGACATCCCCGGCAGACATTAAATCGTCCACATATTGATCTTTTAATAAAATGTTTGACattaggctgaattcacacgtctGTGATCCATGGTCCGTGATATCCCGGCCTggcgtcctgctgagtgcaggacagtaatacactcgaggattactgtacagcagcggcggcacgaagcgcacggcgtcataaccaatgatgccgtgcgctcctgcactcagcaggacgccAGGCTGGGATCTCATGGACCGtgctccacggacgtgtgaattcagccttaaagagtaactaaatttatttaatatgttgttcctaaTCCCCTAAAGTTTTTCCAATATACTTTATAAATTTTCTGTTTTTACTGTACTTTTATATCCCTAAACTGCACCATTCAGTGTGTCCTTAAAACTGTTCTCCCTGCGCCGCTGACAGCTCCGCAGTGTACGGAGAACTcatttatgaatggggccgcagcagcgCATGGACAATTACTAACtattggcatagtacatgggtaccatgtactatgccaggattaactgagcggagcgggctcctgcctgatCCGCTAAGCACTGCATGACAGTTCTGCCTGTGCCTGCTCTGCTAAGAGGAACGCGCTCAgctaaataaagtatattcattttatttaggggattagggacaacatattaaaattATAAAAGCTACTTATCAAACAGACCTTAAATGAAaatattaaaaggggttttccggtaatATTAGCCTTTGAGATAAGTCTCAGACGTTAGAAAACAAGcttggaactgggagatggaggaATGACAGGACCAAAGTGCAGGGATTCAGATATGAATCTTTCAGGTGAcgtaggttgggggggggggggatagaagcAAGCAGAAGAAAACCTTGACTAGAGTAGAGTAGTCTGTGAAAAAGTGGCCAATATTTACAAATGTGTGCCAAAAATTTGTCTAAAACGTGGTGCCTCATTTTTCCTGCAAGGGCTGGGGCTTAGCAGAAAAAGGCAGAGCTTTGTGAGAAGGTCGGCACAAGAGGTCCATGTGTGTCACAATTATGGCGTAAAAATGTTTAAATGTAAACCGACCAGTAGATTGTATGGTGTCAAAGTAGCGTACCCCTGCACCGCATTTATCAGACTGCTTGAGCCCCTGATACATCTAGTGCAGGTCTTAAAAAGACTTAACGTGCTGAAAATCCTAAAGATTACCACTAATCATagtaacgctcattagcgattttCTGGTGGTGTAACCGTACGGCCAACGAGCGAAACACTCATTTATAGAGTAATCAGATTGTGCACAGACAAAAATAGTAGCTTGCCGGCAGCAGATGGTGCAAACAgcgagtcagtatggggaagagcagtggcattagcgatcactcctttcCCTACTCTGGAGAGGTCCTCCACcagcgagcagcagattgtcaggaagttcCTTTGCGACAATATTCTGCTgtcgtcccatgtaaagggaccttacaTTTACGTGATTTTTAAACTTAGTAGATCTGGGCGACATGCTCTCATATCCTCAGATCTCTACCATTTACATCTGCAGCTGAACTGGCAGGTTTTGCCAAGGGCGAGGCTGAAAGCGGATGTCCCcttcagcgctcagctatttttgaaagTCTCAAAAGGGTAAACGGTGGAAGGCAGCACATTCATGGCTTAATCTCCCTTCATTTTGGGTCCTCGTTCTGGAGATTGGAGCAGGTCCCAAACCCGCACCTATCCAACACTTATGGCATATCATAGAAATAAGCCATAAATGTTCCAGATGGAACAACCTCTAATATACCTGAACGTATTGCAGATAGAGCAGTAGAGGAAGGCTCCAACCATTTTAGAGCCAGGCAAGGCTGTACAAGAATAATAAGTGATCACCAGGGAAGCAATTCGTCAAATGAGTCAGTTTTGATtggagaaaaattaaaaaataaaataaatcatatatAAAAATGGGAGACGGCAGGACTTTGCTCACATTACATTGTATCCCattgagtttttaaaaaaatgttttaacctcACCTGCACTTTGCTGTGACTTCACAAGTCGGGTGGCACGGTCAATGCATACTATAAGACAACCAGTGACTTTAGGATCCAACGTCCCACTGTGGCCAGTTTTTTCTACCCTTAAAATACGACGAATCCATGCAACCACCTCGTGCGAGGACGGGTTAGCCGGTTTATCCAGATTAATAAAACCTGTTCTGAAAAGGAGTCACAATTAAAGCTCTGCACAGAACATAAGCAGCAAACTAAAAGCAAGTATTGTCAAAGGAAAAAATGAAGACTACATCTTTCAAACTTGCGTTTTCAcctgatccggcagggttcagcaaaaacgcttccattaccaataatacaaccgcctgcatcagttatgaacagatctggttgtattatcatcaacattgccaagacggatcagtcatgaactccactgaaagtcagtgggggacggatcagtgttctattgtgtcagaaaactgatcggtccccgttgacttacaatgTGAgtcatgccggatccattttgctctgcatcccatgacaGAAAGAAAAACGCAGCTTACTGTGGTTTACTCTCCGGTacgggaacgcaaccaaatgaaACAGAATTTATTTTGGAGCAGTACGTTCTGTCCCCACTGacaattaatggggacaaaacggaagagttttctctccggtattgagatcctatgactgatctcaataacggaaaaaaTCTAAACGCTAGTGTGACCGTAGCCGTACATGCCATTAcagaagttaaagaggacctttcaaaaGGTCTGgacattataaaataagtagcAGGATATGTAGGCAATAGAGCAGGGATCTAACTGCGCTTACTCGTTACTGTGCAGGGCTccgttgtattctcccgcctggtatgttAATTTTAGCAtctgaacagggaggaggagactgccccgtTTCTCAaagggagtctccttctccctggcggtAGTgcggtccaatcgcagcggagagcgtcacatccAGGGAGAAGGCAAGGTTTTCCCCCTATTGGATTTAGCTACACTGCCCTAATAATAGTGGCATCATCTTTATTGGGACATTTGGTCATAGTACCATTACCATCAAGTCTCAGTGGGACATTTATGCACGAAAGTGCTGACATTTTACCTATCAATAGGACGGCTACAGGACTATCACATATGGTTCCATACCACTAGCGTGTCACGCATTGTTATACTGCTGCATGTTATATATCATATGGTATTTGTCATATATGTGTAGTACCGCTTGTCATGCACTATAGGATTGCTGCATTAATATATGCTATTTTAtgattgtttttttatatatttttaggggtttgtttttagagtaaTAAAATATTATGCCATCATCCATCTAGTGGTTCTCTCTtgagtgtgccccctcatttttGCATACTTTATCACTTCTTTccagtcctgagggtaggactagagggtgagcacctacccATACGAGACAGGGGTGAGCCGCTGGATTTCCTTCATAAGGTTTTCCCCCTGACAGACCTTTTGTGATATAACTGCGCTACAGCCGCACACAGTAACAAAAGTAAGCGCAGTTATATCACTGCTCTATTACCTTCATATCCTGCTGCTTAATTTTATAATGTCCGACCccttgaaaggtcctctttaatgcattTAAATAGTGgatgccaatggggggggggggacgactatTACTACAAACAGGTATTCAACTACAATAACTGGGTATATAAAGTACACCTACTGTCTAACTCCAAAGAATGAGAAGTTTTACCAGCAGACCAATACTGTATTGTATTCCATAGGTCAAGGTGTGTATGAggtcttcaggcttacgttccagTGAAACACAAGCAAGCACAGAAAGGAATGGCGCGATGGCACACGTTTCTGACCAGTCGCTGTGGATAGGAGGTTGGAACTGGAACACTCATTTAACACAAGGAATTACTAATGTACtgcgattatccatattgcctcctttgctggcgattaatttttccatcacattatacactgctcgtttccaccgtgcagtccagcagtggtggccgtgcttgcacactggagGAAAAAgtactggcctctctggtggccgggaccgtgggagcacgCATGCACAGCAGCTCCCATTTTGTATCTGCGCTGCAGTGATGTTGATGGCCCCTGGAAGCCTGCAGTGTATAACAGGAAGGAAAACCACATACATTAATAGGTGCCTTGCATTAAAGCGGTTGTTCCAGTAAAAATATTCTatggtttttaaaccagcacctggatctgaattcttttgtaactgcatgtacttAAAAGTCAGTCATTAAATTACTCAAATAAAACTTCTGTATGGCGCCACCAGTTCTCttatttgtcctgctcactgcgaaggtcgcacatgctcagttttatccttaaactgcccccctgagctgtgataggcaaagcacggacacgccccctgagctgtgatagggagagcacggacacgccccctgagctgtgatagggagagcacggacacgcccccttacctgcagcagtaaagacactcccctgagcttccagcacgatataaatctagcagagcaatgactggggagatctcaggacccatgtgaggtgcagggctggttctagctttgttggaacGATACTATCACGTACTATATAaaggtctgattttcattttttgcattagtcataggataacccttttaactttatctacatgataaaagccATTTACTTAATtaagtaaacttttttttaatgcaaggctATCTAAGACGTAGTTGTGTCATTGCACAGGAGGTGTGCCCTCATGATCGGTGGGCTCATACTTTAACAGCTAGATGTGACAAAATTGTGCTGCCAACATGTTTGGCTCAGACATCAGTAAATGTAGGCGACTCTGCTCCATCAGAGgaacagaagaaaaaaatcatcCATTACATGGACTGAATATCTGATCAATGGAATAACCTTTCAACTTTCAGTGTTAAGTACAAGACAGGACTTTCTCCCGTCAAAAACAACAAGTCTGACAGAACAGACAAGCTGATGCTTAAAATGACCAATTCAAACAAATGcggattaaagaggttgtccggtatTACTGCGACCGCCATTCACACCATTCTTCTCAATGGGCCTAATCTGAATGTGCAGTCTCAAACAAGAGCGGCGAGTACAGAACTTACCACACCCCTTAATACTTACTTAACGTATTCTGTGATGTCCCTCTTCAAAGGGTTTGACCCGGACGGTATGGGAGTGTAGTGTGTTGTCCGAACATTTAGCTTATCAAAGTTCTGTAAAATTGATAGAGAAATTAGTAGACAGATACAGGCTTCACAACAGACAAGATGCAGCCTCCCCACAGGACAAACTCAAGTCTGGGCTTCAGCGGTCAAATCATTTTGAGCAGCTTAAAGGTGCATTTAGACGCACCATAATTATAGAGATTACTGGGAGAGACCGATCTAGCCGTCTAAGTGTGCCGGCGATCACCTAATGAACGAGCGAAATGCTCACTCATCGGTTGATCCCGTTActcatgcaggcaccaccgatcgtgaggtctaaacagcaatctactgctcagaagccatgattctGACGAGAGATAGATGTAAATAAGGGAAGACGACCACATAAGCAGTCGGCCCATCTAAACCCACCTTAAGACTCAACTGTGCTCGCTCAAACAGGGTCTGTGTCGGCCACATCTCCTGAACTGACCGGAGCCGATTGAATCATAGAGAGTCATGATTCGGGTCAGGAGAGCCGCGGCCGGTCTAGTGGGAGATGTGGTCCACACATGTGCCATGTTTCACAGCCGTGTGAATCAGCCCTAAATTTAAGATAATGACTGAAGTGTTCTTCTAGCTAGACCAAACATTCCGGTGAACCTACAATTACAATCTGGAAAGTTTATCCACATAGAATAAAATTGAACATTATTTTGAAATGTTCAAGGGGACAAGCTAGCAGAACCTTCTCATTTTAAGCAGCTGTAGGACTTCTACAAGGTTTTAAATCATCTCAGACGACCCCTTAAAAAAACTACTTCAGGTTTGTCTGCAAGGGCTCGGTCCACAATATATTCTACACAATGGGACATGCGCCACAAGTCAACTGAAACGCACACGAATCCCCAATGGACAAACAGCATCTTACGTTTTCAATGTATGGAATCTATTAGCAAGATCCTCCACTGACAAGCCCAGCACTACAGGGTATACGGACATGACCACCAATACTAACCTTAAGCAACAGCGGCCACTGAGATGTATCCAACTGGGCAACTTTGGATTCTGGCTGTATCAAAAAGCTTTCTTCATGTTGTATATCCTGTAAAGAAGGGAACACAAGTCTTAACACAAACCATTTGTACTGTGGATAAAGGGCTTCGGCCACCAGTTTCATAGCATTAGAACAGGTTGACCTTAGACCTCCACGCAGGTCAgcagaacggatctgtcttgatCCCATCCCGATACCTGGCTGCATTTTGATGAAagaagttttaatatatacaaatgagcctctaggagcaactggggaATCGACATTACTCCTTGAGGATCCATTATCCCTCCACTGACAGAACCAGACATTGGGAGCGGCATCACAAATGTTTCATTCAGCGGCTCACCCCTTCTTGCTCTGGATGAGGTGCTC
The Bufo bufo chromosome 8, aBufBuf1.1, whole genome shotgun sequence genome window above contains:
- the LOC120977109 gene encoding H/ACA ribonucleoprotein complex subunit DKC1 isoform X2 codes for the protein MAEDAGSKKKSKKRRSQTLGEIADIQHEESFLIQPESKVAQLDTSQWPLLLKNFDKLNVRTTHYTPIPSGSNPLKRDITEYVKTGFINLDKPANPSSHEVVAWIRRILRVEKTGHSGTLDPKVTGCLIVCIDRATRLVKSQQSAGKEYVGIVRLHDAIENELQLSRTLETLTGALFQRPPLIAAVKRQLRVRTIYESKLIEYDPERRLGIFWVSCEAGTYIRTLCVHMGLLLGVGGQMQELRRVRSGVLGEKDNLVTMHDVLDAQWHYDNNKDEKYLRRVVFPLEKLLVSHKRLVMKDSAVNAICYGAKIMLPGLLRYEDGIEMNQDIVVITTKGEAICIGTALMTTAVISTCDHGVVAKIKRVIMERDTYPRKWGLGPKASQKKMMIQKGMLDKHGKPNENTPASWSQGYVDYSAGQKKEKVISTEVEPPVKRKHVSESDSDTRAQTSTKKRKVKRQ
- the LOC120977109 gene encoding H/ACA ribonucleoprotein complex subunit DKC1 isoform X1; translation: MAEDAGSKKKSKKRRSQTLGEIADIQHEESFLIQPESKVAQLDTSQWPLLLKNFDKLNVRTTHYTPIPSGSNPLKRDITEYVKTGFINLDKPANPSSHEVVAWIRRILRVEKTGHSGTLDPKVTGCLIVCIDRATRLVKSQQSAGKEYVGIVRLHDAIENELQLSRTLETLTGALFQRPPLIAAVKRQLRVRTIYESKLIEYDPERRLGIFWVSCEAGTYIRTLCVHMGLLLGVGGQMQELRRVRSGVLGEKDNLVTMHDVLDAQWHYDNNKDEKYLRRVVFPLEKLLVSHKRLVMKDSAVNAICYGAKIMLPGLLRYEDGIEMNQDIVVITTKGEAICIGTALMTTAVISTCDHGVVAKIKRVIMERDTYPRKWGLGPKASQKKMMIQKGMLDKHGKPNENTPASWSQGYVDYSAGQKKEKVISTEVEPPVKRKHVSESDSDTRAQTSTKKRKKKGSDGEEPDADTSVKITGKSETGSDGESALKPKKKKKKKQEEEVTVTESPELTKSTKKKKKKHKEDLSE
- the LOC120977109 gene encoding H/ACA ribonucleoprotein complex subunit DKC1 isoform X3, translating into MAEDAGSKKKSKKRRSQTLGEIADIQHEESFLIQPESKVAQLDTSQWPLLLKNFDKLNVRTTHYTPIPSGSNPLKRDITEYVKTGFINLDKPANPSSHEVVAWIRRILRVEKTGHSGTLDPKVTGCLIVCIDRATRLVKSQQSAGKEYVGIVRLHDAIENELQLSRTLETLTGALFQRPPLIAAVKRQLRVRTIYESKLIEYDPERRLGIFWVSCEAGTYIRTLCVHMGLLLGVGGQMQELRRVRSGVLGEKDNLVTMHDVLDAQWHYDNNKDEKYLRRVVFPLEKLLVSHKRLVMKDSAVNAICYGAKIMLPGLLRYEDGIEMNQDIVVITTKGEAICIGTALMTTAVISTCDHGVVAKIKRVIMERDTYPRKWGLGPKASQKKMMIQKGMLDKHGKPNENTPASWSQGYVDYR